In the genome of Sciurus carolinensis chromosome 3, mSciCar1.2, whole genome shotgun sequence, one region contains:
- the Znf286a gene encoding zinc finger protein 286A: MEEVVIMETDLAGMPEKKAMSSQDFPLCQEKNTENEEVAAMRLTARSQERVTFKDVAMDFTPEEWRNLDPTQRNVMLENYRNLVSLWLPVSKPENYNLNSGKEPLKLERRIPKCSYSDMETLPENKDSTSMQDFSKDDSHQIAIIDRLARSSVYDSNLDTALECENWLESQQGKQEKHLREMFTHMNSLPEEGDHERDIYWKTFGQKSVLVTQDRVPKGSYAFHSLGKRLKQKSNLMKKQRTCKEKKPHKCNDCGELFTYHSVLIRHQRVHTGEKPYTCNECGKSFSHRANLTKHQRTHTRILFECSECKKTFTESSSLAIHQRIHIGERPYECSECGKGFNRSTHLVQHQLIHTGVKPYECNECDKAFIHSSALIKHQRTHTGEKPYRCLECGKAFSHCSSLTKHQRVHTGEKPYECSECGKTFSQSTHLVQHQRIHTGEKPYECHECGKTFSRSSNFAKHQRIHIGKKPYKCSECGKAFIHSSALIQHQRTHTGEKPFRCNECGKSFKCSSSRFRHQRIHTEEQP, from the exons ATGGAGGAGGTGGTGATCATGGAGACAGATTTGGCCGGAATGCCTGAGAAAAAAG CTATGTCTTCCCAGGATTTCCCCCTCTGCCAGgagaagaacacagaaaatgaagaagtGGCAGCTATGCGCCTCACAGCCAGATCACAG GAAAGAGTGACATTCAAGGATGTGGCCATGGACTTTACTCCAGAGGAGTGGAGGAACCTGGATCCTACACAAAGGAATGTGATGCTGGAGAACTATAGGAACTTGGTCTCACTTT gGCTTCCAGTTTCCAAACCTGAGAATTATAATTTGAACAGTGGAAAAGAACCATTAAAACTTGAGAGAAGAATTCCCAAATGCAGCTATTCAG ACATGGAGACTTTACCTGAGAACAAAGATTCAACTTCAATGCAAGATTTTTCCAAAGATGATTCACACCAGATTGCAATAATAGACAGACTGGCAAGAAGTAGTGTCTATGACTCCAACTTGGATACAGCTCTTGAATGTGAAAATTGGTTAGAAAGTCAGCAAGGAAAACAGGAGAAACACTTGCGAGAAATGTTTACCCATATGAATTCACTTCCTGAAGAAGGAGATCATGAACGTGATATATATTGGAAAACCTTTGGTCAGAAGTCTGTCCTTGTCACTCAAGACAGAGTTCCCAAAGGATCTTATGCCTTTCACTCACTTGGGAAAAGATTGAAACAGAaatcaaatttaatgaaaaagcaGAGAACCTGTAAAGAGAAAAAACCTCATAAATGTAATGACTGTGGTGAACTCTTCACTTACCATTCAGTGCTTATTCGACACCAGAGAgtccatactggagagaaaccctatacttgtaatgaatgtgggaaatcTTTTAGCCACAGAGCTAATTTAActaaacaccagagaactcatactaGAATTCTCTTTGAGTGTAGTGAATGTAAGAAAACCTTCACAGAAAGCTCATCCCTTGCAatacaccagagaattcacatCGGAGAGAGACCTTATGAatgcagtgaatgtgggaaaggTTTTAACCGAAGCACACATCTTGTGCAGCATCAGTTGATTCATACTGGAGTGAAACCttatgaatgtaatgaatgtgataaagcttttattcattcatcagcaCTCATTAAACATCaaagaactcatactggagagaaaccctatagATGCctagaatgtgggaaagcctttagcCATTGTTCATCACTTACTAAGCATCAGAgagttcatactggagagaagccatatgAGTGTAGTGAATGTGGGAAAACTTTTAGTCAGAGCACACACCTTGTtcagcatcagagaattcatactggagaaaaaccctacGAGTGTCATGAATGTGGGAAAACCTTTAGCCGGAGCTCAAATTTTGCAaaacatcaaagaattcatattggaaagaaaccctacaaatgtagtgaatgtggaaaagccttcattcattcatcagctCTTATTCAACACCaaagaactcatactggagagaaaccctttagatgtaatgaatgtgggaaaagCTTTAAGTGCAGTTCATCACGCTTCAGACATCAAAGAATTCACACAGAAGAGCAACCCTGA